In the Arachis ipaensis cultivar K30076 chromosome B10, Araip1.1, whole genome shotgun sequence genome, one interval contains:
- the LOC107623219 gene encoding probable glutamate carboxypeptidase LAMP1: MFESQLNVKNLEDEISNKDMNLSPILKSIKELEKAAIKINDQRKEIEASKGWRTWKEYQMKVRDVNDRLMMVEHVFTDRDGLLGMTWRKHLVEKVHLNGKLKATAAYFSDTRVGGCSVNKHIRFCSSSSDEESGLSLQ; this comes from the exons ATGTTTGAATCCCAGCTTAATGTGAAGAACTTGGAAGATGAGATTTCAAATAAAGACATGAATTTGTCTCCTATATTGAAGTCAATCAAGGAGCTTGAGAAAGCAGCAATCAAGATAAATGACCAGAGAAAG gAAATAGAAGCAAGTAAAGGTTGGAGAACATGGAAAGAGTACCAAATGAAAGTGAGAGATGTGAATGATAGACTTATGATGGTTGAACATGTATTCACTGACAGAGATGGCCTCTTAGGAATGACATGGCGTAAGCATTTG GTGGAGAAAGTTCACTTAAATGGAAAACTGAAGGCGACCGCTGCGTATTTCAGCGACACAAGAGTTGGAGGTTGCTCGGTGAATAAACACATTCGCTTCTGCTCAagctcaagtgatgaagaatcaGGATTATCCCTGCAATGA